Below is a window of Gemmatimonadota bacterium DNA.
ATTTTCAATGAAATAGCTATCAAATAACAGGGAAACTATCTGACGAGCAGATCATGGCGCGCGTGACGAATTCGCCCACTCAGGGAATCATCGATCTGCGATCGTAGCGGTCTTCGATCGCTGGTCGGCCAGATCCTTGACGGTCGAACGGCACAGACGCAGAATGTGGTCCGAAACGACACCGACCCGTTCTCCACAGAATTCGCCAGACTGGAGGAACAAGCGCATGACAGGAACGCAGAAACTGGGACTGAGTGCGCTGCTGTTGATCGCAACGGGCGCTGTAGTGACCACAGTTGTAGTGACCGCACAGGACACGCCGGAAACCCTCGACCCTCTCGTTATGCACTGGGGAGCTGCCGATTGGGGGCCATCGACAAACATTCCCGGTTTCCCGGCCGGTCGGAGGAACGCCCCGATTGCCACCGATCCGCAGACAGGTGGTCCAATCTACTTTTCCCGCTTCCCGGCCGGTTCAGAATTTGCGATGCACTGGCACACCTACACGGAGACACTGGTCGTGCTGGAAGGATCGGTCGACGTCACGCTCGGCGGCAAGTTGTACACGGCCGACGCAGGCAGCTACATCATCCTCCCTGCCAGAATGCCTCACGGTTACAAGGTGCCGTCGAACGCTGACGTCGTTCTCCTCGCGAGGCGCGATGGACCGGCGGACTACTTTTTTGTCGATCCTTCGATCCAGGATCTAACGTATCAGCCCTGACATTTGCCATGTCTGCCATAGGTGCGCCGAAGCTGCACTGGCCGAATGACGTTGGCCTTCGAAATCTACTGGTCTGGCGGTTGGATCAAAACGGGCTGTCACTGCGCTAGCGGCCCGATCCAGAGGCCAGTTCGGGGCTGATGAAATCGAGACAGCTTTTGGGCCGGAGCAGTCGGTCGCGTACCCACCGATTAAACCGCTCAGGCAATATTGTCCAGGCGTGCCGCCACCTCTTCGCGAACGCGCCTGACCGAAGGCCGTTCCGCCAATCGCTCGGCATACGCTGTATCTTTAGGATACCTGTTGTAAGGCATGTACTTCGCGGCGTAGCAAAACGCTGCCCCGGCCGCACAGTCCGACAGCGAAAACTCGTCCCCGTTGGCCCACTCGCTTTCGGTCAATTCGTATTCCAGAAAATCGTACACCGCCTTTGAACGATAGCGAGCCGTTTCGATTTTTCCGGTGTCGCGCTCGTCCTCCGGCTTGCGGCTTTCGCTGAACAACGTAATTACGGAATCGGTCAGGTAGAAGTCGATGAACCGATCCTTGAACCGCGTCTTGCGCGCTACGTCGGAATTGGTCGAAATCAGCGGCGCACCGCCCAGGCTCTCGAGATACTCGATGATGATGCTGGACTCCGGTATGAGCGGACCATGATTGAGGACGATCAACGGGATCTTTCCGAGGGGATAGATCTTGCGGTACCGCTCCCGTTCCCCTTCCGCCATCAGGTTGACGATATGGGGCTTGAACACAAGCCCCTTCTCGTAAATGGCTATCAGGACCTTCTGCGAATACGTCGACAGCGGATGATAGTAGAGTTCGAATTGCGGCCGCGATCGCTCATGCGCGTCGCTGGCTTCGCGCTCCTGCGCCCGGTGGCCCTTCAATGCGACCGCGGCGTCACGCTCGGATTCGTAGGGACCGTGCCAGTTGTATTGCTGATCGTGCCAATACCACCCCCCCGGCCAAGGCTCTTCGGCAAACTTCGTCGCATACCACTGGGAAGCCCAGTACCTGGGATTGTTCAATTGAAGGTTCTCCTGGGTTGGTGCGCTCAGAATACCCTAATCGTTGTGCAGAATGGCCAACACGACGACCTCGACGGTTCCCCTGCACTTGAGTTGCCGGATCGTCGTCTGAGAACGCGGACGACTCGCGGATGCGCCCTCGGGTCGCTAGTATCCGCCCATGGAGTCACAGGAGGCAGTAGTGATCGGTGCGGGCGTCGTGGGTCTCGCCATCGCCCGGGCGATGGCGATCGATGGCCGCGACGTGCTCGTGATCGAGCGAAATGAAGGGATCGGCGAAGAAACGTCGTCGCGCAATTCCGAAGTCATACACGCAGGTATCCACTACCCTCCGGATAGTCTGAAAGCGAAGCTGTGCGTTCGTGGCAAGAAACTGCTGTACCGCTACTGCCGGGACCGATCGATCCGCCATCGGCGCTGCGGCAAGTTGATCGTCGCGGCGAACGAAACCCAACACGCGGAACTGGAAGCGATCCAGGCCCAGGGGCAGGCAAGCGGAGTCGACGATCTGACGATCATGGACCGGGCCGGGGTGGCAAGACTGGAGCCCG
It encodes the following:
- a CDS encoding cupin domain-containing protein — protein: MTGTQKLGLSALLLIATGAVVTTVVVTAQDTPETLDPLVMHWGAADWGPSTNIPGFPAGRRNAPIATDPQTGGPIYFSRFPAGSEFAMHWHTYTETLVVLEGSVDVTLGGKLYTADAGSYIILPARMPHGYKVPSNADVVLLARRDGPADYFFVDPSIQDLTYQP
- a CDS encoding glutathione S-transferase family protein; its protein translation is MNNPRYWASQWYATKFAEEPWPGGWYWHDQQYNWHGPYESERDAAVALKGHRAQEREASDAHERSRPQFELYYHPLSTYSQKVLIAIYEKGLVFKPHIVNLMAEGERERYRKIYPLGKIPLIVLNHGPLIPESSIIIEYLESLGGAPLISTNSDVARKTRFKDRFIDFYLTDSVITLFSESRKPEDERDTGKIETARYRSKAVYDFLEYELTESEWANGDEFSLSDCAAGAAFCYAAKYMPYNRYPKDTAYAERLAERPSVRRVREEVAARLDNIA